The Candidatus Methanomethylicota archaeon genome includes the window GGGTGTATAGTGAGGTGAGTATAGCTCCCCTTAATGTTGTTGATGGAATATAGTTTAGCTGACCCTTATACCCCCTCTCAACCCTCCTCCCCGGAATTATTGTTGGGGATAGGATTTTGATTTTAGCTTCATAGAACTTCATCATACAACCACCTCTTCAACTCATTAAGCAATATGATCCAATCAGTATTCTTGATTGCAGACTCCAATTGACCATCATCTTCAATCATTACATCCACTATAGACCTCCTACCAAACCTATCCAACCTCAACTCTGCAAGTGACAATAACGTTAATCCAATCAAATTCACATCAACATCACTCAATGAAATCTCACCGACAAATTCAACACCATAAACCTTCTCAGAAGTGAATAGGGCTCCTGTAGCAACCTTCCCACTACTATCATCAATCCTTATACCAGCAACAGTCTCAACATTCACATCCCCCTGCAACTCCAAATCTGAAACCTTC containing:
- a CDS encoding RAMP superfamily CRISPR-associated protein codes for the protein MMNIKFKVKVKPVGMMSVGSVYLLFLGPDIPFTKKFVLDGGRRVVKYYIPGSSFKGALRSSSCRIAESFNFKNCGEVDVERIEDAHKRMGGVCDVCKLFGYPKSNAPSALKVSDLELQGDVNVETVAGIRIDDSSGKVATGALFTSEKVYGVEFVGEISLSDVDVNLIGLTLLSLAELRLDRFGRRSIVDVMIEDDGQLESAIKNTDWIILLNELKRWLYDEVL